From Caulobacter segnis, a single genomic window includes:
- the iolB gene encoding 5-deoxy-glucuronate isomerase yields the protein MMSKLLVRSHAPDASGSVLEVTPASAGWTHVGFQVVKLAAGDTFDGSEPNRETCVVVMSGTAEVSAEGVSFGKVGGRASVFEDRAPGAVYVPAATPYVVTAVTDVELALCTAPGKPGGEARLIAEGDMPRETRGQGTNTRLVRNILPETAPADGLLVVEVITPGGHWSSYPPHKHDTAAEGEETALEETYYHRLNPPQGFAFQRVYTDDRSLDETVCVQDGDVVMVPRGYHPVGAPHGYDLYYLNVMAGPHRKWIFRNDPAHDWIMRKA from the coding sequence GTGATGAGCAAGCTGCTGGTTCGCTCGCACGCGCCCGACGCGTCCGGTTCTGTCCTGGAAGTCACGCCCGCCTCGGCAGGCTGGACCCATGTCGGCTTCCAGGTCGTCAAGTTGGCGGCCGGCGACACCTTTGACGGCTCCGAGCCCAACCGCGAGACTTGCGTCGTCGTGATGAGCGGGACCGCCGAGGTCTCGGCCGAGGGCGTTTCGTTCGGCAAGGTCGGCGGCCGCGCCAGCGTGTTCGAGGATCGGGCCCCTGGCGCGGTCTATGTCCCCGCCGCGACGCCCTATGTCGTCACCGCCGTCACAGACGTCGAGTTGGCTCTCTGCACAGCCCCGGGCAAGCCAGGCGGCGAGGCCCGCCTCATCGCCGAGGGCGACATGCCGCGCGAGACGCGAGGCCAGGGGACGAACACGCGCCTCGTCCGCAACATCCTGCCCGAGACGGCCCCGGCCGACGGTCTGCTGGTGGTCGAGGTGATCACGCCCGGCGGCCACTGGTCCAGCTATCCACCGCACAAGCACGACACCGCCGCGGAGGGCGAGGAGACGGCGCTGGAAGAGACCTACTATCACCGCCTGAACCCGCCGCAGGGCTTCGCCTTCCAGCGCGTCTACACCGACGACCGCAGCCTGGACGAGACCGTCTGCGTGCAGGACGGCGACGTGGTCATGGTCCCGCGCGGCTACCACCCGGTCGGGGCCCCGCACGGTTACGACCTCTACTACCTCAACGTCATGGCCGGACCGCACCGGAAGTGGATCTTCCGCAACGACCCGGCCCACGACTGGATCATGCGCAAGGCCTGA
- a CDS encoding TonB-dependent receptor, whose product MNASKRVGALLLTSCIVAPGMAAAQSNQVTTVEEVVVTGQRASDRDSLLKKRDAVSAVEVVSANDVGKLPDQNVAESVRRLTGVSVATDKGEGRYLIIRGIEPNLANVTINNQTASAPEPESRNVKLDDIPSALIGSVTVVKSLTADLDANAIAGQVDINTLTAFDRKKNILSARYVRGVYENSDRKANEGDLSVGGKFGPEKQFGLVLAVNYSKRPSYSEDILATSRQVVNGVDLPAEMDQRIYDPAWRTRKGAVANFDWRPNDSVKLYARVMYSEFGDSESRNRFRFFFPGSASSYTNLTADGGDINVGATTARRLFRQRSETTDTTTFSVGGDVYWGPGMLTVQATHAESNKKDPIRDEVEFRASASTGLGASFRLGDEMPDSFTVNAAGLNPANYRLNNYKRVSRKAGEELNQLRVDYKLPMSDWGEGSYLKFGAKYLKRDRFQDQTGRTFTATGAAAAQTLASFVADTFPTISDGKYSFGPTINFKAARDYVDGNQSLFTVNATDQISQSVTSDYKVVETVTAAYVMASIQRGDLTIIPGVRAERTEGDTKAIAFTSATTLTSGYNSFGGYNYTNYFPSLNLKYQFSANLLARGAITTALGRPPFVDLAPTVTVDVASNTVSMGNPNLKAQKATNFDFSLEYYFPSEGGISIGLFHKDIENPIFNSTSTGQNGTYGGVALTNAIVNSYANGTKAKVTGLEFNIQKPLTFLPSPLDGFGVNFNMTFTDGSLKVPGRTVKTPLIGQADRIASAQVYYEKYGFSGRVAYTYHSAYLDTDGGLNVSDATGKSDGYFGALSTLDAKVAYKVTKQFEIFAEANNLNDASDYYYFRTSNRFREGESYGRSYRFGLSYTY is encoded by the coding sequence ATGAACGCATCCAAACGCGTGGGCGCGCTGCTGCTCACGTCATGCATCGTGGCGCCCGGCATGGCCGCCGCTCAGTCCAATCAGGTTACGACGGTCGAGGAAGTCGTCGTCACCGGCCAGCGCGCCTCGGACCGGGACTCGCTGCTGAAGAAGCGCGACGCCGTCAGCGCCGTCGAAGTCGTCTCGGCCAACGACGTGGGCAAGCTGCCCGACCAGAACGTCGCCGAGTCCGTCCGCCGCCTGACCGGGGTGTCGGTGGCCACCGACAAGGGCGAAGGCCGCTATCTGATCATCCGCGGCATCGAGCCGAACCTGGCCAATGTCACGATCAACAATCAGACCGCCTCGGCCCCGGAGCCGGAGTCGCGCAACGTCAAGCTGGACGACATCCCCTCGGCCCTGATCGGCTCGGTGACGGTGGTCAAGTCGCTGACCGCCGACCTCGACGCCAACGCCATCGCCGGCCAGGTCGACATCAACACCCTGACCGCCTTCGACCGGAAGAAGAACATCCTCAGCGCCCGCTACGTGCGCGGCGTCTACGAGAACAGCGACCGCAAGGCCAACGAGGGCGACCTGTCGGTCGGGGGCAAGTTCGGGCCCGAGAAGCAGTTCGGCCTGGTGTTGGCCGTGAACTATTCCAAGCGTCCGTCCTATTCCGAGGACATCCTGGCGACCAGCCGCCAGGTCGTGAACGGCGTCGACCTGCCGGCCGAGATGGACCAGCGGATCTACGATCCGGCCTGGCGCACGCGGAAGGGCGCGGTGGCCAATTTCGACTGGCGTCCGAACGACAGCGTCAAGCTCTACGCCCGGGTCATGTATTCGGAGTTCGGCGACAGCGAGAGCCGCAACCGCTTCCGGTTCTTCTTCCCGGGCTCGGCCAGCAGCTACACCAACCTGACGGCCGACGGCGGCGACATCAATGTCGGCGCGACCACGGCCCGCCGCCTGTTCCGCCAGCGCAGCGAGACTACCGACACCACCACCTTCTCGGTCGGCGGCGACGTCTACTGGGGCCCGGGCATGCTGACCGTCCAGGCCACCCACGCGGAGTCCAACAAGAAGGACCCGATCCGCGACGAGGTCGAGTTCCGGGCCTCGGCGTCGACGGGCCTGGGCGCCAGCTTCCGGCTGGGCGACGAGATGCCCGACAGCTTCACGGTCAACGCCGCGGGTCTGAACCCGGCCAACTACCGGCTGAACAACTACAAGCGCGTCTCGCGCAAGGCCGGCGAGGAACTGAACCAGCTCCGCGTCGACTACAAGCTGCCGATGTCCGACTGGGGCGAGGGCAGCTATCTGAAGTTCGGGGCCAAGTATCTGAAGCGCGATCGCTTCCAGGACCAGACCGGCCGCACCTTCACCGCCACCGGCGCGGCGGCGGCCCAGACCCTGGCCTCGTTCGTGGCCGACACCTTCCCGACCATCTCGGACGGCAAGTACAGCTTCGGCCCGACCATCAACTTCAAGGCCGCCCGCGACTATGTCGATGGCAACCAGAGCCTGTTCACGGTCAACGCCACCGACCAGATCTCGCAGTCGGTGACCTCGGATTACAAGGTCGTCGAGACGGTCACCGCCGCCTATGTGATGGCCAGCATCCAGCGAGGCGATCTGACCATCATCCCCGGCGTTCGCGCCGAGCGCACCGAGGGCGACACCAAGGCCATCGCCTTCACCTCGGCCACGACCCTGACCAGCGGCTACAACTCGTTCGGCGGGTACAACTATACGAACTACTTCCCGAGCCTGAACCTGAAGTACCAGTTCAGCGCGAACCTCCTGGCGCGCGGGGCGATCACCACGGCCCTGGGCCGGCCGCCGTTCGTGGACCTGGCGCCAACGGTCACCGTCGACGTGGCCAGCAACACCGTCAGCATGGGCAATCCGAACCTGAAGGCCCAGAAGGCGACCAATTTCGACTTCTCGCTGGAATACTATTTCCCCAGCGAAGGCGGCATCTCGATCGGTCTGTTCCACAAGGACATCGAGAACCCGATCTTCAACTCGACCTCGACCGGCCAGAACGGGACCTATGGCGGCGTCGCCCTGACCAACGCCATCGTCAACTCTTACGCCAACGGGACCAAGGCCAAGGTGACCGGCCTGGAGTTCAACATCCAGAAGCCGCTGACCTTCCTGCCGTCGCCGCTGGACGGCTTCGGGGTCAACTTCAACATGACCTTCACCGACGGCTCGCTGAAGGTCCCTGGGCGCACGGTGAAGACCCCGTTGATCGGCCAGGCCGACCGGATCGCCAGCGCCCAAGTCTATTACGAGAAGTACGGCTTCTCGGGGCGCGTGGCCTACACCTACCACTCGGCGTATCTGGACACCGACGGCGGCCTGAACGTCAGCGACGCCACCGGCAAGTCGGACGGCTATTTCGGGGCGCTCAGCACCCTGGACGCCAAGGTCGCCTACAAGGTCACCAAGCAGTTCGAGATCTTCGCCGAAGCCAACAACCTCAACGACGCCTCGGACTATTACTACTTCAGGACCAGCAACCGCTTCCGCGAAGGCGAAAGCTACGGCCGCTCGTACCGCTTCGGCCTGTCCTACACCTACTGA
- a CDS encoding inositol monophosphatase family protein — protein sequence MTEPSPLLQTMIRAARAAGDRLKQDFAEIATLEIQHKNGPADPFTIADVRAEQTVKSILSEAYPDYGFLGEEGGLVEGADPANTWICDPLDGTANFLIGLPIWAVNIGLQCDGEIVAGVTYVPMQGELFRAEAGKGAYLNDVRIHVSERQGLEQAILSVGVPFMGKLRQEQFHAEMQRLTPKVGGVRRLGAGAVDMAYVACGRFDAYWEQSVSAWDMAAGAVIVREAGGVVTDTLGRDLDVQNGTVLATTPQLLDTLLHELRPVDAI from the coding sequence GTGACCGAGCCTTCCCCGCTGCTGCAGACGATGATCCGCGCGGCGCGCGCCGCCGGCGACCGTCTCAAGCAGGACTTCGCCGAGATCGCCACCCTGGAGATCCAGCACAAGAACGGTCCGGCCGACCCCTTCACCATCGCCGACGTGCGCGCCGAGCAGACGGTGAAGTCGATCCTGTCGGAGGCCTATCCAGACTACGGCTTCCTGGGCGAGGAGGGGGGACTGGTCGAGGGCGCGGACCCCGCCAACACCTGGATCTGCGACCCGCTGGACGGCACCGCCAACTTCCTGATCGGCCTGCCGATCTGGGCGGTGAACATCGGCCTGCAGTGCGACGGCGAGATCGTGGCCGGGGTGACCTACGTCCCCATGCAGGGCGAGCTGTTCCGGGCCGAGGCGGGCAAGGGCGCCTATCTCAACGATGTCCGCATCCACGTGTCGGAGCGCCAGGGCCTGGAACAGGCCATCCTCAGCGTCGGCGTGCCGTTCATGGGCAAGCTGAGGCAGGAGCAGTTCCACGCCGAGATGCAGCGCCTGACTCCCAAGGTCGGCGGCGTGCGCCGTCTGGGCGCCGGGGCCGTGGACATGGCCTATGTCGCCTGCGGCCGTTTCGACGCCTATTGGGAGCAGTCGGTCAGCGCCTGGGACATGGCCGCCGGCGCGGTAATCGTGCGCGAGGCCGGCGGGGTGGTCACCGACACCCTGGGCCGCGACCTCGACGTCCAGAACGGCACCGTCCTGGCGACCACGCCGCAACTTCTCGACACGTTGCTGCACGAACTGCGACCCGTAGACGCAATCTAG
- a CDS encoding PepSY domain-containing protein — protein MILSRYPFRTLLIAAAVVSALAAGGASADDHKKQSHEAARQALLRKEVLPLTRILAIAAQRAPGEVIEVELEQGDHGRLKYDLKILAKTGRIRELELDAKTGATLKLEDD, from the coding sequence ATGATCCTTTCCCGATATCCTTTCCGGACCCTCCTGATCGCCGCGGCGGTCGTCTCGGCGCTGGCGGCTGGCGGCGCGAGCGCCGACGATCACAAGAAGCAGAGCCACGAAGCCGCGCGCCAGGCCCTGCTGCGCAAGGAGGTCCTGCCGCTGACCCGGATCCTGGCCATCGCCGCCCAGCGCGCGCCCGGCGAGGTGATCGAGGTCGAGTTGGAGCAGGGCGACCACGGTCGCCTGAAGTACGACCTGAAGATCCTGGCCAAGACCGGCCGTATCCGTGAACTGGAACTCGACGCCAAGACCGGCGCGACCCTGAAGCTCGAGGACGACTGA
- a CDS encoding sensor histidine kinase codes for MKGRSLRGRLIAGGMLAILAALAVSWLAMTWLFERHIERREIADLTRTGQALAAAVRLQPNGAPVADVVLNDPRLLHAMGGLYWQVSTPAGTKTSLSLWDQTLKPPATAPSDAWASRIVAGPFDDRILLVERSVRPDRNGPAVLIQVASDEKVLRAARREFGRDLALFLAGLWVVLSAAAAVQVALGLAPLARVRQDLSRLRKSPSARMSDDHPREIAPLAEAINALAEAREGDLARARRRAGDLAHSLKTPLSALSAQSRRAREAGAIEAADGLDDAIAAVAAALEAELARARAAAAREAAFASETAPLAVAERLVAVLERTAEGERLMFDVEIPADLRVPVSEDAVTEMLGALIENAARFARRQVRVSGRPLADGPVLFVEDDGTGMDDGRTEAALARGARLDEAGPGHGLGLAIVRDLAESSGAVLRMDRSDLGGLRAAIAWRSSVS; via the coding sequence GTGAAGGGGCGTTCGCTCAGAGGTCGGCTGATCGCCGGCGGCATGCTGGCGATCCTGGCGGCTTTGGCCGTGTCGTGGCTGGCCATGACCTGGCTGTTCGAGCGCCACATCGAGCGGCGCGAGATCGCCGACCTGACCCGCACCGGCCAGGCGCTGGCCGCCGCCGTGCGGCTGCAACCGAACGGCGCGCCTGTCGCCGATGTCGTGCTGAACGATCCACGCCTGCTGCACGCCATGGGCGGCCTTTATTGGCAGGTCTCGACGCCGGCGGGGACCAAGACCTCGCTGTCGCTGTGGGACCAGACCCTCAAGCCGCCGGCGACTGCGCCGTCCGACGCCTGGGCCTCTCGGATCGTCGCCGGGCCGTTCGATGACCGCATCCTGCTGGTCGAGCGCTCGGTGCGTCCTGACCGCAACGGGCCCGCCGTGCTGATCCAGGTGGCCAGCGACGAGAAGGTCCTGCGCGCGGCCCGCCGCGAATTCGGCCGCGACCTGGCCCTGTTCCTGGCCGGGCTGTGGGTAGTGCTGTCGGCCGCCGCGGCCGTGCAGGTGGCCCTGGGCCTGGCGCCCCTGGCCCGCGTGCGCCAGGATCTGTCGCGTCTGCGCAAGAGCCCTTCGGCCCGGATGTCCGACGATCATCCCCGCGAGATCGCCCCGCTGGCCGAGGCGATCAACGCCCTGGCCGAGGCGCGTGAAGGGGACCTCGCCCGCGCTCGCCGCCGGGCCGGCGACCTGGCCCACAGCCTGAAGACCCCGCTGTCGGCGCTCTCGGCTCAAAGCCGCCGGGCGCGCGAGGCCGGCGCCATCGAGGCCGCCGATGGTCTGGACGACGCCATCGCCGCCGTCGCCGCCGCTCTGGAGGCCGAGTTGGCTCGGGCTCGCGCCGCCGCCGCCCGCGAGGCCGCCTTCGCCAGCGAGACCGCGCCCCTGGCCGTGGCCGAGCGGCTGGTGGCGGTGCTGGAGCGCACGGCCGAGGGCGAGCGGCTGATGTTCGACGTCGAGATCCCGGCGGACCTGCGGGTTCCGGTTTCCGAGGACGCCGTCACCGAGATGCTGGGCGCCCTGATCGAGAACGCCGCCCGCTTCGCCCGCCGCCAAGTGCGTGTCTCGGGTCGTCCGTTGGCGGATGGACCGGTGCTGTTCGTCGAGGATGACGGGACCGGCATGGACGACGGGCGGACCGAGGCGGCCCTGGCGCGCGGCGCGCGTCTGGACGAGGCGGGGCCCGGCCACGGCCTGGGCCTAGCGATCGTCCGCGACCTGGCCGAATCCTCCGGCGCGGTCCTGCGGATGGATCGCTCGGACCTGGGCGGATTGCGCGCGGCGATCGCCTGGAGATCGTCCGTGTCCTGA
- a CDS encoding MFS transporter, giving the protein MLTFFARGPDAPPLSDPATIDTLYRRHRFRIMLAITLGYGMSYTCRLALGMVKKPLIDAGIFTPTELGLIGSALFYAYAFGKLTNGVLADHANMKRFFAFSVLISGLANVGMGFSTTVALSAALWGINGWFQSFGAPAGVVSMSQWFSNRERGRYYGVWSTAHSIGEGLTFAAVGGVVAAFGWRYGFWGPAAIGVLVAIAGYFLIQDRPQTLGLPAVADWRNDHWQGDKPQSGPKPEPASVFRTQLQILKIPAVWALALSSALIYVTRYAINSWGVLYLQEARGYSLAAAGSMLMISTLAGIVGAISFGFVSDKVFGARRPPANLLFGLLELAGLALILYGPNTAPVMIIGMILFGLGMTALVTSLGGLFATDICPKRVAGAAVGLIGVFSYLGAAIQEHVSGVLIERGMRVIDGVRHYDFGPAMIFWMGASVASLTLAAGLWRTKLRD; this is encoded by the coding sequence ATGCTGACCTTCTTCGCGCGCGGGCCCGACGCGCCGCCGCTGAGCGATCCGGCGACGATCGACACGCTGTACCGGCGCCATCGCTTCCGGATCATGCTGGCCATCACCCTGGGCTACGGCATGTCCTATACCTGCCGCCTGGCGCTGGGCATGGTGAAGAAGCCGCTGATCGATGCGGGCATCTTCACGCCCACCGAGCTGGGCCTGATCGGCTCGGCCCTGTTCTACGCCTACGCCTTCGGCAAGCTGACCAACGGCGTCCTGGCCGACCACGCCAACATGAAGCGGTTCTTCGCCTTCAGCGTGCTGATCTCGGGCCTGGCCAATGTCGGCATGGGGTTCTCGACCACCGTGGCCCTGTCGGCGGCGCTGTGGGGGATCAACGGCTGGTTCCAGAGCTTCGGCGCGCCGGCCGGGGTGGTGTCGATGAGCCAGTGGTTCAGCAACCGCGAGCGCGGCCGCTACTACGGCGTCTGGAGCACCGCCCACTCGATCGGCGAGGGCCTGACCTTCGCCGCGGTCGGCGGCGTCGTCGCGGCGTTCGGCTGGCGCTACGGCTTCTGGGGACCGGCGGCGATCGGCGTGCTGGTGGCCATCGCCGGCTACTTCCTGATCCAGGATCGCCCGCAGACCCTGGGCCTGCCCGCCGTCGCCGACTGGCGTAACGACCACTGGCAGGGCGACAAGCCCCAATCGGGGCCGAAGCCGGAGCCCGCCAGCGTCTTTCGGACCCAGCTGCAGATCCTCAAGATCCCCGCCGTCTGGGCCTTGGCCCTGTCGTCGGCCCTGATCTACGTGACCCGCTACGCCATCAATAGCTGGGGTGTCCTCTATCTGCAGGAGGCGCGTGGCTACAGCCTGGCGGCGGCCGGCTCGATGCTGATGATCTCGACCCTGGCCGGCATCGTCGGCGCGATCAGCTTCGGGTTCGTGTCCGACAAGGTGTTCGGCGCGCGGCGTCCGCCCGCCAACCTGCTGTTCGGCTTGCTGGAACTGGCGGGTCTGGCCTTGATCCTCTACGGCCCCAACACCGCGCCGGTCATGATCATCGGCATGATCCTGTTCGGCCTGGGCATGACGGCCCTGGTCACCTCGCTGGGCGGGCTGTTCGCCACCGACATCTGTCCTAAGCGCGTGGCCGGCGCGGCCGTTGGCCTGATCGGGGTGTTCAGCTATCTGGGCGCGGCCATCCAGGAACATGTCAGCGGCGTGCTGATCGAGCGTGGCATGCGTGTCATCGACGGCGTGCGACACTACGACTTCGGGCCCGCCATGATCTTCTGGATGGGCGCGTCCGTCGCTTCCCTGACCCTGGCCGCCGGCCTGTGGCGCACCAAGCTGAGAGACTGA
- a CDS encoding TetR family transcriptional regulator encodes MNDRPSPRISSRKSPKQARSAELVATILEAAVQVLAKEGAQRFTTARVAEKAGVSVGSIYQYFPNKAAILFRLQSDEWRQTSDLLRGILEEKDRPPLDRLRALVHAFVRSECEEAEVRGALDDAAPLYRDAPEAQEARLSGTQTLQVFMTELMPDVSAAVRDLAGDLMTSTLKQVGKAFSETPRTPAEITAYADAMADMFGAYLASLADPRQTGASGSWITNP; translated from the coding sequence ATGAACGACCGCCCAAGTCCCCGGATTTCCTCGCGAAAGTCGCCCAAGCAAGCCCGCTCGGCCGAGTTGGTGGCGACCATCCTGGAGGCGGCTGTTCAGGTTCTGGCCAAGGAGGGCGCGCAGCGTTTCACGACCGCGCGGGTGGCCGAGAAGGCGGGCGTCAGCGTCGGCTCGATCTACCAGTACTTCCCCAACAAGGCAGCCATCCTGTTCCGCCTGCAGAGCGACGAGTGGCGCCAGACCAGCGACCTGCTGCGCGGCATTCTGGAAGAGAAGGATCGGCCGCCGCTGGATCGCCTGCGCGCCTTGGTCCATGCCTTCGTCCGTTCGGAGTGCGAGGAAGCCGAGGTCCGGGGCGCGCTGGACGACGCCGCGCCGCTCTATCGCGACGCGCCGGAGGCCCAGGAAGCCCGGCTGTCTGGGACGCAAACCTTGCAGGTCTTCATGACCGAGCTGATGCCCGACGTTTCGGCGGCGGTGCGCGACCTGGCCGGGGACCTGATGACCAGCACCCTGAAGCAGGTCGGCAAGGCGTTCTCGGAAACGCCTCGCACCCCGGCCGAGATCACGGCCTACGCCGACGCCATGGCCGACATGTTCGGCGCCTATCTGGCCTCGCTGGCCGACCCGCGGCAAACCGGCGCGAGCGGTTCTTGGATTACAAACCCCTAA
- a CDS encoding O-methyltransferase — translation MTTLTAAPLAPLLERLFTEADEASPRNDPAFSDVTPEEQQRLMRSKTEYVELYSRLKDYPLAVSRETGALLYMLARSIRAAAIVEFGTSFGLSTLHLAAALRDNGGGQLITTEFEPSKAARAQASFEAAGVADLIEIRQGDALQTLARDLPETIDLVLLDGAKALYPEILALLESRLRPGALIVADNADYAPDYMGRVRSPMAGYLSVPFAEDVELSMRL, via the coding sequence ATGACCACCCTGACCGCCGCCCCACTCGCGCCCCTGCTGGAGCGCCTGTTCACCGAGGCCGACGAAGCCTCGCCCCGCAACGATCCCGCCTTCTCGGACGTGACCCCCGAGGAGCAACAGCGGCTGATGCGGAGCAAGACCGAATACGTCGAACTCTACAGCCGCCTGAAGGACTATCCCCTGGCCGTCTCGCGCGAGACCGGCGCCCTGCTCTACATGCTGGCGCGCAGCATTCGAGCGGCGGCCATCGTCGAGTTCGGGACCTCGTTCGGCCTCTCGACCCTGCATCTGGCCGCGGCCCTGCGCGACAACGGCGGCGGCCAGCTGATCACCACCGAGTTCGAACCGTCCAAGGCCGCGCGGGCCCAGGCCAGCTTCGAGGCCGCCGGCGTCGCCGACCTGATCGAGATCCGCCAGGGCGACGCGCTTCAGACCCTGGCCCGTGACCTGCCCGAGACGATCGACTTGGTCCTGCTGGATGGCGCCAAGGCCCTCTATCCCGAGATCCTGGCCCTGCTGGAAAGCCGCCTGCGCCCCGGCGCGCTGATCGTCGCCGACAATGCCGACTACGCTCCCGACTACATGGGTCGGGTGCGCTCGCCGATGGCCGGCTACCTGTCCGTGCCGTTCGCCGAGGACGTCGAGCTGTCGATGAGGCTCTAG
- a CDS encoding response regulator transcription factor yields the protein MRALVVEDDPVVGPDLAKALAASGFVVDLARDGEDASFKGGVEDYAVVVLDLGLPRLDGLSVLRRWRKDGRGFPVLILSARGDWTEKVEGIEAGADDYLAKPFEMGELLARARGLVRRAAGRVSPVIEAGRLSLDTRRMSATLDGAPVRLSPLEFRLLDCLAHNPGRAVSAGELAEQLYGVADTADANAIEALVTRLRRKVGSDVIETRRGFGYLLAGLAA from the coding sequence GTGCGGGCCCTGGTCGTCGAGGACGATCCCGTCGTCGGTCCGGACCTGGCCAAGGCGCTGGCCGCCTCGGGCTTCGTCGTGGACTTGGCGCGCGACGGCGAGGACGCCTCGTTCAAGGGCGGGGTCGAGGACTACGCCGTCGTCGTCCTGGACTTGGGGTTGCCGCGCCTGGACGGCCTGTCGGTACTGAGGCGCTGGCGCAAGGACGGCCGGGGCTTTCCGGTGCTGATCCTTTCGGCGCGCGGCGACTGGACCGAGAAGGTCGAGGGCATCGAGGCTGGCGCCGACGACTACCTGGCCAAGCCTTTCGAGATGGGCGAGCTGCTGGCCCGCGCCCGGGGGCTGGTCCGCAGGGCCGCCGGGCGCGTCTCGCCGGTGATCGAGGCTGGACGCCTGTCGCTCGACACCCGCCGGATGTCGGCGACCTTGGACGGCGCGCCGGTCAGGCTGTCGCCGCTGGAGTTCCGGCTGCTGGACTGCCTGGCGCACAATCCGGGCCGGGCCGTCTCGGCCGGCGAGCTGGCCGAGCAGCTGTACGGCGTCGCCGACACCGCCGACGCCAACGCCATCGAGGCCCTGGTCACCCGCCTGCGTCGCAAGGTCGGCTCGGACGTGATCGAGACCCGGCGGGGCTTTGGCTACCTGCTGGCCGGGCTCGCGGCGTGA
- the tpiA gene encoding triose-phosphate isomerase → MAPNPSARLIVGNWKMNGGLGLLGGLAAALKGGGWTGRAVVCPPATLLGEAHRLLGPLGVEVGGQDCHVAERGAHTGDLSAALLAAAGARHVIVGHSERRAAYGEADAWVRDKAVAAVEAGLSPIVCVGDTAEMRAAGLAVETVTRQARAVLDARLAGRAWALAYEPVWAIGSGRAASRDEIIEMHAALRTVVGRGTLILYGGSVTPGNAGEILACPEVDGLLIGGASLRPDQFAAILRT, encoded by the coding sequence ATGGCTCCGAACCCTTCGGCGCGCCTGATCGTCGGAAACTGGAAGATGAACGGCGGCCTGGGCCTGCTGGGTGGGCTGGCCGCCGCGCTGAAAGGCGGCGGCTGGACGGGCAGGGCGGTGGTCTGCCCGCCTGCCACCCTGCTGGGCGAGGCCCATCGCCTTCTCGGGCCGCTGGGTGTCGAGGTCGGCGGTCAGGACTGCCACGTCGCCGAGCGCGGCGCCCACACCGGCGACCTTTCGGCCGCCTTGCTGGCGGCGGCCGGGGCGCGGCACGTGATCGTCGGCCATTCCGAACGCCGAGCGGCCTATGGCGAGGCCGACGCCTGGGTACGGGACAAGGCGGTGGCGGCCGTGGAGGCCGGTCTCTCGCCGATCGTCTGCGTGGGCGACACCGCCGAGATGAGGGCTGCCGGCTTGGCGGTCGAAACCGTGACACGCCAGGCGCGGGCCGTGCTGGACGCCCGCCTGGCGGGGCGCGCCTGGGCCCTGGCCTACGAGCCCGTCTGGGCGATCGGCTCGGGCCGGGCGGCCAGCCGCGACGAGATCATCGAGATGCACGCCGCCCTCCGGACCGTGGTCGGACGCGGGACTCTGATCCTCTATGGGGGCTCGGTGACACCGGGCAACGCCGGCGAGATCCTGGCCTGTCCCGAGGTGGACGGCCTGCTGATCGGCGGCGCGTCGCTGCGCCCCGACCAGTTCGCGGCGATCCTGCGGACCTAG